One genomic segment of Bacteroides caccae includes these proteins:
- a CDS encoding IPT/TIG domain-containing protein, producing the protein MKTISYYISMVVILAATIFTGCTDDDEKSLSPRAGELSIYDFAPNTGKGGTQLLINGEQFPLDATSISVSINEVQLSILRSNEEQLLVEVPDNEAIGTAPIVIKTNGKTTQSEVNFIFQKTAITGYSPAYGKVGTKVRIYVENLPTEIKNPSATYNGLAADCTVEEGYFLVTIPETDFGSYPIVISFNGRTLTTGDFEYKELVFERTVTTLPGSSEFNIMDGQPRRGGIATDNNGNVYLTDIGNLRVRKIAPDGTVTEMAGTGTADDVDWGLNWRFDNGGAGSYNAVVRPTDLKIDSKGNMYVCDDWTAATVRFEPDGKAHYLGWQVAVSLAIDEASNRLYSMTANGDILLKDLDDYGGSPSSHGTVIITGDGNPGGMDIDKSTGDLYITNVGTNQIIKYVKDSWDTPIVIAGTGKSGYADGPVNEATFTSPWGIAVTADGNILVAGNGTAEASTVSADQSIRYIDQKTGMVTTFAGSGTSGNTDSSFEVLSYAGVNSALESLPAAFGAPSSVCVDKDGTVYVLDRRNNCVKKITTVEK; encoded by the coding sequence ATGAAAACAATTTCATACTATATATCTATGGTTGTTATTTTGGCAGCAACCATTTTCACCGGCTGTACGGACGATGATGAAAAGTCGTTGTCACCTCGTGCCGGAGAACTTTCTATCTATGATTTTGCTCCGAATACAGGAAAAGGAGGTACGCAGTTATTGATAAACGGCGAACAGTTTCCTTTGGATGCAACTTCTATCAGTGTGAGTATTAATGAAGTACAATTATCTATTCTGCGTTCCAATGAAGAGCAGTTATTGGTGGAAGTTCCGGATAATGAAGCAATAGGAACGGCTCCTATTGTCATTAAGACAAATGGGAAGACAACTCAATCGGAAGTGAACTTTATTTTTCAGAAAACAGCCATTACAGGTTACTCTCCTGCTTATGGAAAGGTTGGGACAAAAGTACGTATCTATGTAGAGAACTTACCGACGGAAATCAAGAATCCGTCCGCTACCTACAATGGGCTAGCTGCTGATTGTACAGTTGAAGAAGGATATTTCCTGGTGACTATTCCGGAAACAGACTTCGGATCATATCCTATTGTAATCAGTTTTAACGGAAGAACTCTTACTACGGGAGATTTTGAATATAAAGAACTCGTGTTCGAGCGTACAGTTACCACTCTGCCGGGAAGTTCCGAATTTAATATTATGGATGGGCAACCCCGCCGGGGTGGTATCGCAACCGATAACAATGGAAATGTTTATTTGACGGATATAGGTAATTTGCGCGTACGTAAAATTGCTCCTGACGGTACTGTCACGGAAATGGCGGGTACAGGAACGGCAGATGATGTTGACTGGGGACTTAACTGGCGCTTTGACAATGGTGGTGCAGGTTCGTATAATGCCGTAGTACGTCCTACTGACTTGAAGATTGACAGTAAAGGGAATATGTATGTTTGTGACGACTGGACGGCTGCAACTGTACGTTTTGAACCCGATGGCAAAGCACATTATCTAGGGTGGCAGGTAGCTGTCAGTCTGGCTATTGATGAGGCAAGCAATCGTCTTTACAGTATGACTGCAAATGGAGATATTCTTCTTAAAGATCTGGATGATTACGGTGGTTCTCCAAGTAGTCATGGCACTGTAATAATTACTGGTGATGGAAATCCCGGTGGCATGGATATAGATAAAAGTACAGGAGATCTCTATATTACTAATGTCGGAACCAACCAGATTATTAAATATGTTAAGGATAGCTGGGATACACCTATTGTAATAGCTGGTACCGGCAAAAGCGGATATGCTGATGGCCCGGTTAATGAAGCGACCTTTACTTCTCCGTGGGGAATAGCAGTTACGGCAGACGGTAATATCTTGGTAGCAGGTAATGGTACAGCAGAAGCTTCGACAGTTAGTGCCGACCAAAGTATTCGGTATATAGACCAGAAAACGGGAATGGTTACCACATTTGCCGGTTCCGGAACTTCCGGAAATACGGATAGCAGCTTTGAAGTGCTTTCTTATGCAGGTGTCAATTCAGCGCTTGAAAGCCTGCCAGCCGCCTTTGGTGCGCCTTCTTCTGTCTGTGTCGATAAGGACGGTACGGTATATGTATTAGACCGGCGGAATAATTGTGTAAAGAAAATAACAACCGTAGAAAAATGA
- a CDS encoding right-handed parallel beta-helix repeat-containing protein — MRKSFCSLISFLLFSLLACGAASAHWYVAPTGNDANNGSKRKPLKTIAAALQRVNPGDTVFLREGSYREFVVPTRSGKPGKMITLKSYPGETAKIDGSDLYIKGWGNALVQVNNIDYMQFENLHICHAHDSENNTDPEGIYITGTSGNITFRGCKVYDIKNDCPLVDAKGDWRSAHAILVLGTDDNTPIRNLLIEKCEIFEIHSGTSEAFTLAGNVVDFTIQDNEVHDVENIGIIIAGGDNLNPKGDISVNYARNGVVRRNKVYRCTHEKSQDYWSQSVSNGGAIGIYLCGNGNTIVEQNEVFECDRGIGLCSESYKLQTKDCIVRDNFVYNNFRTGIYMGAYLGFDGLSTKNCYVVNNTLFNNNLKGGQLDGTNNYLKVNDRDNSSEGEIRLSELCEGNVIANNIIYAVSDRDIFIRKYTTSGKNNYIGGNIYFSPTKKNHKWIWDGKEYTDFSAWQAVSGDKTSVFDVDPLLKSTRLQQPDLHLKSSSPAIGTGLIFQGYVRGMFDIDGDKRCDNHRINIGADQ, encoded by the coding sequence ATGAGAAAAAGTTTTTGTTCGCTCATAAGCTTTCTTCTATTTAGCTTGTTAGCATGCGGAGCTGCTTCTGCCCATTGGTATGTGGCTCCGACTGGTAATGATGCGAATAATGGAAGTAAAAGAAAACCTTTAAAAACAATAGCCGCAGCACTGCAGCGTGTCAATCCCGGCGATACCGTTTTCTTGCGGGAGGGATCATACAGAGAGTTTGTCGTTCCGACACGTTCGGGAAAGCCCGGCAAGATGATAACGTTGAAAAGTTATCCCGGTGAAACTGCTAAAATAGACGGTTCCGACCTGTATATCAAAGGATGGGGCAATGCACTGGTACAGGTCAATAATATAGACTATATGCAATTTGAGAACTTGCATATCTGCCATGCCCACGATTCGGAGAACAACACAGATCCGGAAGGAATTTATATAACCGGAACGTCCGGTAACATAACATTCCGGGGATGCAAAGTATATGATATAAAGAATGACTGCCCGTTAGTTGACGCAAAAGGTGACTGGCGCAGCGCGCACGCAATTCTGGTCTTAGGTACGGATGACAACACGCCAATTCGCAACCTGCTGATAGAGAAGTGTGAAATCTTCGAAATTCATAGCGGCACAAGTGAAGCCTTTACATTGGCAGGCAATGTGGTCGACTTCACCATTCAGGACAATGAAGTACACGATGTGGAGAATATCGGTATCATCATTGCGGGAGGAGATAATCTGAACCCCAAAGGCGATATTTCGGTCAATTATGCACGCAACGGGGTAGTGCGTCGCAATAAAGTATACCGTTGTACACACGAAAAATCGCAGGACTATTGGAGCCAGTCCGTATCCAATGGCGGCGCGATCGGTATATACCTGTGCGGCAACGGAAACACGATTGTAGAGCAGAATGAGGTTTTCGAATGTGACCGTGGTATCGGGCTTTGCAGTGAAAGTTACAAGTTGCAGACCAAGGACTGTATCGTACGTGATAATTTTGTGTACAACAACTTCCGTACCGGTATCTATATGGGAGCTTATCTCGGTTTCGACGGACTAAGTACCAAAAACTGTTATGTTGTGAACAACACTCTGTTCAATAACAACCTCAAAGGCGGCCAACTGGACGGCACGAACAATTATCTCAAAGTGAATGATCGGGATAACAGCAGCGAAGGGGAAATCCGTCTTTCCGAGTTGTGTGAAGGGAATGTAATCGCCAATAATATCATCTATGCCGTATCCGACCGGGATATCTTTATCCGCAAATACACGACTTCGGGAAAGAATAATTATATCGGTGGCAATATCTATTTCTCACCCACGAAGAAGAACCATAAATGGATATGGGATGGTAAGGAGTACACCGACTTTTCCGCCTGGCAGGCTGTAAGTGGTGATAAGACATCAGTGTTCGATGTAGATCCACTATTGAAAAGTACCCGGCTACAACAACCTGACTTACATTTGAAATCCTCTTCGCCGGCGATAGGGACAGGACTCATATTTCAGGGCTATGTCCGGGGAATGTTCGACATTGACGGCGATAAGCGTTGTGATAATCATCGTATTAACATAGGTGCAGATCAATAA
- a CDS encoding alpha-N-acetylglucosaminidase translates to MKILKQFFSVLFVLLCVVGTGYAATFDGVRELVSRRAPWLGKHIQFKEIASSDGDCFILQTVGKKLVVQATGANAAAVGVNWYLKYYCHRSMSHLGDQLAPVTELPVIGQPVTVKTTSIYRYALNYCTFNYTMSFYDWDDWQWELDWMALNGVNLMLVANGSEAVWQNTLRRMNYSEKEIADFITGPAYNAWWLMGNIEGWGGPMPQSQIDSRKKLVQKMLKRMKSLGIEPLMPGFYGMVPSNLKNKSKAHIIPQGTWGAFTRPDILDPMDPEFDRVAAIFYDETRRLYGSDIRFFSGDPFHEGGATDGVALGDAGRAIQKTMQKHFPGSIWVLQGWQDNPKPGLLEKLDKRYVLVQELFGENTNNWETRKGYEGTPFIWATVTNFGERPGINGKLQRFADEVYRASNSEYAKYMKGVGILPEGINNNPVTYELLLELVWHKDRVDVDQWIESYVTARYGRITDEIRTAWKMMLKSIYSSEVGYQEGPPENILCARPALELKSVSSWGRLAKKYDRDLYKKAAFLFAKAMPEFNEVRTYRIDLIHFLRQVIANEADSVFYDMITAYQEKKVEKFEQEVSKFLMMIDTENELLAQDPFFRLSTWQQQAKDAGNTAAEKKNNFHNLMMLITYWGEHVTSEDNLHDYAYKEWAGMMNTYYKERWLVYFDYLRALLRGEEAKAPDYFHWEREWVEKNLHMADDAPRMSLEEIVNKVTDR, encoded by the coding sequence ATGAAAATACTAAAACAATTCTTTTCTGTTCTTTTCGTGCTGCTGTGTGTAGTAGGCACTGGCTATGCCGCTACGTTCGATGGCGTACGCGAACTTGTGTCCCGCCGTGCCCCATGGCTGGGAAAACATATTCAATTCAAGGAAATTGCGTCTTCGGACGGTGATTGTTTCATATTGCAGACTGTCGGCAAGAAATTGGTGGTACAGGCCACGGGAGCAAATGCGGCGGCAGTCGGTGTCAACTGGTATCTGAAATATTATTGCCACCGCAGTATGTCTCATCTAGGTGACCAGCTCGCCCCCGTTACTGAGCTTCCGGTCATCGGACAACCTGTAACAGTCAAAACCACATCTATATATCGCTATGCGCTGAACTACTGTACTTTCAATTATACCATGAGCTTTTATGACTGGGACGACTGGCAATGGGAACTTGACTGGATGGCACTCAACGGCGTGAACCTGATGCTTGTAGCCAACGGCTCGGAAGCTGTATGGCAAAACACGCTCCGCCGGATGAACTACTCGGAAAAAGAGATTGCCGATTTTATCACCGGACCGGCTTATAATGCCTGGTGGCTAATGGGAAATATCGAAGGTTGGGGTGGCCCTATGCCTCAGTCACAGATAGACAGCCGGAAGAAACTGGTGCAGAAAATGCTGAAGCGTATGAAGTCATTGGGGATTGAGCCGTTAATGCCCGGATTCTACGGAATGGTGCCGAGCAACCTGAAAAACAAGAGTAAGGCGCATATCATTCCGCAAGGAACTTGGGGTGCTTTCACTCGCCCGGATATTCTGGATCCTATGGACCCAGAGTTCGATCGTGTTGCAGCCATCTTTTATGACGAAACCCGCCGTTTGTACGGTTCGGACATTCGTTTCTTCTCCGGCGACCCTTTTCATGAGGGAGGAGCTACGGACGGCGTAGCGCTGGGAGATGCAGGACGAGCTATACAAAAAACGATGCAGAAACATTTTCCCGGATCTATCTGGGTGTTGCAAGGCTGGCAGGACAACCCGAAGCCGGGTTTGCTGGAAAAGCTGGATAAACGCTATGTATTGGTTCAGGAATTGTTCGGGGAGAATACCAATAATTGGGAAACCCGTAAAGGCTACGAAGGAACGCCTTTCATTTGGGCTACTGTTACAAACTTCGGCGAACGTCCCGGTATCAACGGAAAATTACAACGTTTTGCCGATGAAGTTTACCGTGCCTCGAATAGCGAATATGCGAAGTATATGAAAGGGGTAGGTATCTTGCCCGAAGGTATAAACAACAATCCTGTTACGTATGAATTGTTACTTGAACTGGTGTGGCACAAAGACCGGGTGGATGTAGACCAATGGATAGAATCTTATGTTACAGCCCGTTACGGACGTATCACCGATGAAATACGGACTGCCTGGAAGATGATGTTGAAATCTATTTATAGCAGTGAAGTCGGTTATCAGGAAGGACCGCCCGAAAACATCCTGTGCGCACGTCCCGCACTTGAACTCAAATCGGTTTCCTCTTGGGGTAGACTGGCTAAGAAGTATGATAGAGATCTTTACAAGAAAGCAGCGTTCCTTTTTGCCAAGGCAATGCCGGAATTTAATGAGGTTCGTACCTATCGCATTGATCTGATACACTTCCTGAGACAAGTCATTGCCAATGAAGCTGATTCGGTGTTCTATGATATGATAACTGCCTATCAAGAGAAGAAAGTTGAGAAATTTGAGCAGGAAGTTTCCAAATTCCTGATGATGATCGATACCGAAAATGAGTTGTTGGCACAGGACCCGTTTTTCCGTCTGAGCACTTGGCAGCAACAGGCCAAAGATGCAGGAAATACGGCCGCAGAGAAAAAGAACAACTTCCACAACCTGATGATGCTTATTACCTATTGGGGAGAACATGTGACATCGGAAGACAATTTGCATGACTATGCCTATAAAGAATGGGCCGGCATGATGAACACCTATTATAAGGAGCGTTGGCTCGTTTACTTCGATTACTTGCGTGCGTTGCTTCGCGGAGAGGAAGCGAAAGCGCCCGATTATTTCCATTGGGAACGCGAATGGGTGGAAAAGAATTTGCACATGGCGGACGATGCGCCACGAATGTCTTTGGAAGAAATTGTAAATAAGGTCACTGACAGGTAA
- a CDS encoding IPT/TIG domain-containing protein → MKLNTIQYIILILLIGSVNLFSSCKDDDGHDAGSPVVVNRFYPTSGSAGTEILITGKNFSENPEDISVTLGNIPLKVLNCSMNNILAIVPPKLGDGELTITIANREPVRTIEKFTYSFSAVVTTLAGSANGEPGYQDGVGSEALFFFDAAKAEPAEDWKKGSVCVDDDGNVYVGDCVNYCVRKITPDGTVTTLAGLAGNKGCIDGTGVQARFNGLYGMDCDAEGNIILTDVFEWKIRKITPEGVTTTLGETDFEPWFLTVDKRNGDIFVSSSSGIYKWTAEGSTQITTGNFRGIVVDKEGNLYAADQILNGIVKFKAGTWEAENLIGKGTSGYLNGSFEDALFTFPSDLAIDSNGDIYVAGNGAWDGGENLDQSIRLLDMTNRVVRLVAGGTQAGYVDANAGSAAFSGPQDLAVDKNGVIYVYDKKNNVIRKIVYE, encoded by the coding sequence ATGAAACTGAACACTATTCAATATATAATTTTGATTTTACTGATAGGCAGTGTAAATCTATTTAGCAGTTGTAAAGACGATGACGGGCACGATGCTGGTAGTCCGGTAGTTGTGAATCGTTTTTATCCGACTAGCGGTAGTGCCGGAACGGAAATTCTGATTACCGGAAAGAATTTTTCTGAGAATCCGGAAGATATCTCGGTAACTTTAGGAAACATTCCTTTGAAAGTGCTTAATTGCAGTATGAACAACATTCTGGCTATCGTCCCTCCTAAATTGGGGGACGGAGAGCTTACTATTACTATTGCCAACCGGGAACCCGTTCGTACTATCGAGAAGTTTACTTATTCATTCTCTGCGGTAGTCACTACGTTGGCAGGTAGTGCCAATGGCGAACCGGGATATCAGGATGGAGTTGGAAGTGAGGCACTGTTTTTCTTTGACGCTGCCAAAGCAGAGCCGGCAGAAGACTGGAAGAAAGGTTCTGTTTGCGTAGATGATGACGGAAATGTGTATGTAGGCGACTGCGTCAACTACTGTGTCCGTAAGATTACTCCTGACGGAACTGTCACGACTTTGGCAGGACTGGCCGGAAATAAAGGTTGCATTGACGGAACAGGAGTACAGGCACGCTTTAACGGACTTTACGGAATGGATTGCGATGCGGAAGGAAATATAATTCTGACCGATGTGTTCGAATGGAAAATCAGGAAAATAACACCTGAAGGAGTGACAACTACACTTGGAGAAACAGACTTTGAACCTTGGTTCCTGACCGTAGATAAACGCAATGGAGATATTTTTGTATCGTCCAGCAGTGGTATTTACAAATGGACGGCAGAGGGATCTACCCAGATAACTACCGGTAATTTTAGAGGGATTGTTGTGGATAAGGAAGGTAATTTGTATGCAGCCGACCAGATTCTGAATGGCATTGTAAAATTCAAAGCTGGTACTTGGGAAGCAGAGAATTTGATAGGTAAAGGAACATCGGGCTATCTGAACGGATCTTTTGAGGATGCACTCTTTACATTCCCGTCTGATTTGGCTATTGATTCGAACGGTGATATCTACGTAGCTGGTAATGGTGCGTGGGACGGTGGAGAGAATCTTGACCAAAGTATTCGCCTGCTCGATATGACAAACAGAGTGGTACGCTTGGTTGCAGGTGGCACTCAGGCAGGATATGTGGATGCTAATGCCGGCTCTGCCGCTTTCTCAGGACCTCAGGACCTTGCCGTAGATAAAAATGGTGTGATTTATGTCTACGATAAGAAAAATAATGTGATAAGGAAGATAGTTTATGAATAA
- a CDS encoding RagB/SusD family nutrient uptake outer membrane protein, protein MKKIFSRILAVGLLSAGIIGVSSCDYLDQKPENLKTTDMIWETRVEAEAYLYNIYGYIWLSTDDPVVFGFADETSCVFSNTNVRNMVEGNWGPSNTLGDNKWSAAYRGIQKALVFEQNIDRVPEGVLSTDLKTQYKAESRFLRGWFYWNLLRLYGPFVIFEKPAEQDEDFNNYVRRPFDECVEYVCGLMESTLNVLPDVWTSTAYLGRPTRGAALAVISQARLLAASELWNGNPRFKDFKNKDGELLAPQTKDQEKWRIAAEAAEDVIDLGIYHLYHNTESGDREFDPYLSFRELFMSGNHAEVIFATHKSGDWQWGYDKRCNPKNGGYSMQNATQNIVDAFLTRDGLDINDDENYSEEGFAQKDDPDEYGKVRNEINRGYRKGESNMYVDREPRFYASVHYNGRPVLSAITVDDRNYFSSDKNKDGFGRAEYYYSGSSGAGTQMTDFTGYNVAKKVSTSSSIRNDQAVYRPYIHIRYAEILLNYMEAMNEYNPEDPKIITYFNEIRERAGIPNITVTYPQDLGDKEKMREWILRERQIELAFEGDRFWTLARRLLYEKEENRKIYRMNVLADDQGQGFAFEGFYERKLLQTRYWDNKMYLYPIAQTEIDRGRGLVQNPGW, encoded by the coding sequence ATGAAAAAAATATTTAGCCGTATATTGGCTGTCGGGCTGTTGTCCGCCGGCATTATAGGAGTCTCTTCTTGTGATTATTTGGACCAGAAACCGGAGAACCTGAAAACTACGGATATGATTTGGGAAACCCGTGTGGAGGCGGAAGCTTATTTATATAACATTTACGGATATATTTGGCTGTCTACTGATGATCCGGTTGTGTTCGGTTTTGCTGATGAAACCTCCTGTGTCTTTTCTAATACGAATGTCCGTAATATGGTAGAAGGCAACTGGGGACCTTCCAATACATTGGGTGATAATAAATGGAGTGCTGCTTATCGAGGTATTCAGAAAGCGCTTGTATTCGAGCAAAACATCGACCGTGTTCCGGAAGGTGTGTTAAGTACTGATTTGAAGACTCAGTATAAGGCGGAATCACGTTTCTTGCGTGGTTGGTTCTATTGGAATCTGTTGCGTCTGTATGGACCGTTTGTTATTTTCGAGAAACCTGCCGAGCAAGACGAAGATTTCAATAATTATGTTCGCCGTCCATTTGACGAATGTGTGGAGTATGTCTGTGGCTTGATGGAATCAACATTGAATGTACTGCCGGATGTATGGACCTCAACAGCTTATCTGGGACGTCCTACGAGGGGGGCTGCTTTGGCGGTGATTTCACAAGCTCGTTTGTTGGCAGCCAGTGAACTCTGGAATGGAAATCCCCGTTTCAAGGATTTCAAGAATAAGGACGGAGAATTGTTGGCACCACAGACCAAAGATCAGGAAAAGTGGCGAATTGCTGCTGAAGCCGCCGAAGATGTGATTGATCTAGGCATTTATCATCTTTATCACAATACAGAAAGCGGTGATAGAGAATTTGACCCGTATCTGTCTTTCCGCGAACTGTTCATGTCCGGCAATCATGCTGAAGTTATATTTGCTACTCATAAATCTGGAGACTGGCAGTGGGGATATGATAAACGTTGTAACCCGAAGAATGGCGGATATAGCATGCAGAATGCAACGCAGAATATCGTAGATGCTTTTTTGACTCGTGACGGACTGGATATCAATGATGACGAGAATTATTCGGAAGAAGGATTTGCGCAGAAAGATGATCCGGACGAATACGGAAAAGTCCGTAATGAGATTAACCGGGGATACCGTAAAGGAGAATCGAATATGTACGTTGATCGTGAACCTCGTTTCTATGCTTCCGTACATTATAACGGACGTCCGGTGCTCTCTGCCATAACTGTTGACGACCGCAATTATTTTTCTTCCGACAAGAATAAAGATGGATTCGGAAGAGCTGAATATTACTATTCCGGTTCATCGGGAGCGGGAACGCAGATGACCGACTTCACCGGGTATAATGTAGCCAAGAAAGTAAGTACCTCTTCCAGTATCCGTAACGATCAGGCAGTATACCGCCCGTATATTCATATTCGTTATGCCGAAATATTATTGAACTATATGGAAGCGATGAACGAATACAATCCGGAAGATCCCAAGATTATCACTTATTTTAATGAGATTCGTGAACGTGCCGGTATTCCGAATATTACGGTTACCTATCCTCAGGATTTGGGTGATAAAGAAAAAATGCGTGAATGGATTCTTCGCGAACGTCAGATTGAACTGGCATTTGAAGGCGACCGTTTCTGGACGCTTGCGCGCCGGTTACTTTATGAGAAAGAAGAGAATCGCAAGATTTATCGTATGAATGTACTTGCTGACGATCAGGGACAAGGATTTGCTTTTGAAGGTTTCTATGAACGCAAGTTGTTGCAGACCAGATATTGGGATAATAAGATGTATTTGTACCCGATTGCTCAGACAGAGATTGACCGTGGACGTGGCTTGGTTCAGAATCCGGGTTGGTAG
- a CDS encoding right-handed parallel beta-helix repeat-containing protein produces MRKKMILLALTLFIGLSACGNDDKELPDEPGKEQGGNGGDEPENPDNPSGNEPVSWYVATTGNDGNSGTLDSPLKSISKALLRVNPGDTIFLREGAYHEFVTPTRSGEKGKLITLKSYPGETAKIDGTGMTIKGWFSALVQLKSVQYMTFENLHICNATNSDVNTDPEGVYINGVSRDITFRNCKVYNIKSTCLAGHNNGDWRSAHAFLVIGDDNGTPIRNLTIEKCEIYDMHTGTSETLTIAGNVDGFTIQDCEVHDVENIGIIVAGGDNLNAGGNISVNYARNGVVRRNKVYRCSHQVSKDFWEGVYNNPAAYGAIGIYVCGGASTIIEQNIVWECDRAIGLVSESNVLATKDCIVRNNFVYNNYRTGIYLGDYIGYTVGGTSGCYVVNNTLYHNNLVGGALNGSNNSENINDEKDSEGEIRLAENCTNNTIMNNLIYAVTDRDIFVRKYTRSGSKNKIGYNLYYSPTSANHKWFWDGVEYTNFSSWQKASGDENSLYNVDPKLVRLDISAPDLHLQSGSPAKNAGYFIAAYFVGSYDIDGNARYNGTNISIGADQ; encoded by the coding sequence ATGAGAAAGAAAATGATTCTATTGGCTCTTACCTTGTTCATCGGGCTTAGCGCGTGTGGCAACGATGATAAGGAACTACCGGATGAACCGGGAAAAGAACAAGGTGGAAATGGAGGGGATGAACCGGAAAATCCTGATAACCCTTCCGGCAATGAACCGGTAAGCTGGTATGTGGCTACCACAGGCAACGATGGAAACAGTGGTACTTTGGACAGTCCTCTGAAAAGTATTTCAAAGGCATTGTTGCGTGTCAATCCCGGTGATACGATTTTTCTCCGGGAGGGTGCATACCATGAGTTTGTCACTCCTACTCGTTCAGGGGAAAAAGGTAAACTGATAACATTAAAAAGTTATCCGGGCGAAACTGCTAAGATTGATGGGACCGGAATGACGATCAAAGGTTGGTTCAGTGCATTGGTGCAACTGAAAAGTGTCCAATATATGACTTTTGAAAACCTGCATATCTGCAATGCTACGAATTCGGATGTTAATACCGACCCGGAAGGGGTATATATCAATGGAGTGTCAAGAGACATCACTTTCCGTAACTGTAAGGTTTATAATATAAAAAGTACTTGTCTTGCAGGACATAACAACGGTGACTGGCGTAGTGCGCATGCGTTTCTAGTCATAGGAGATGATAACGGCACACCGATACGTAATCTGACAATTGAAAAATGCGAAATCTACGATATGCATACCGGAACCAGTGAAACGCTGACTATTGCCGGGAATGTTGACGGTTTTACCATACAGGATTGCGAAGTACATGATGTCGAGAATATCGGTATTATTGTGGCCGGAGGAGACAACTTGAATGCAGGTGGTAATATATCCGTAAATTATGCGCGTAACGGAGTGGTGAGACGAAACAAGGTATATCGGTGCTCTCATCAGGTCTCAAAGGATTTTTGGGAAGGTGTTTATAATAATCCTGCCGCTTATGGGGCGATTGGAATCTATGTTTGCGGAGGTGCAAGTACTATTATCGAGCAAAATATCGTGTGGGAATGTGACCGTGCTATCGGTTTGGTAAGCGAGAGTAATGTGCTGGCTACCAAAGATTGTATTGTGCGTAATAATTTTGTTTACAACAACTATCGTACGGGAATTTACCTGGGCGATTATATCGGATACACGGTAGGAGGTACGTCCGGATGTTATGTTGTAAATAACACGCTCTATCACAATAATCTGGTTGGCGGTGCGTTGAACGGAAGCAATAATTCGGAAAATATCAATGATGAAAAGGATAGCGAGGGTGAGATTCGCCTGGCCGAGAATTGTACTAATAATACAATAATGAACAACCTCATTTATGCTGTGACCGATAGGGATATTTTTGTCCGTAAATACACCCGGTCCGGTAGCAAGAATAAAATCGGCTACAACCTCTATTATTCTCCGACTTCTGCCAATCACAAGTGGTTTTGGGATGGTGTAGAATATACGAATTTCTCTTCATGGCAGAAAGCCAGCGGAGATGAGAACTCGCTTTATAATGTCGATCCGAAATTGGTGCGCCTTGACATATCCGCTCCTGATTTGCACTTACAATCAGGATCGCCCGCTAAGAACGCCGGTTATTTCATTGCCGCCTATTTCGTAGGTAGCTATGATATTGATGGTAATGCACGTTACAATGGAACAAATATCAGCATAGGAGCCGATCAGTAA